A window of Tautonia plasticadhaerens contains these coding sequences:
- a CDS encoding DUF3500 domain-containing protein, whose protein sequence is MAQDNRNVSRIETLSRRQFVRAVGGAAAIGGLAPFVGLGTGAARAAVLGEGPSPKSAAETAAGRLFESLKPEQREVLCFSYDDPLRKKINANWAITEPTIGELSTEQQMLVEDVVRGVTSPEGYERFRIQMDQDSGGFEEYHIALFGEPGTDAFEFELTGRHLTLRADGNSNPGAAFGGPIVYGHGQGDSTKGLPGNVFYYQTVKANQVFGALDGTQRDLALVDNAPRETAVEIQGEGGMLPGICLSELASDQKELVASVIRVVLDPYRAEDVEEAMAVIEAGGGMDALHMAFYKEGDLGDDGEWDNWRIEGPTFVWHFRGAPHVHAYVNIGKRA, encoded by the coding sequence ATGGCCCAGGACAATCGCAACGTGTCCCGCATCGAGACCCTCTCGCGTCGCCAGTTCGTCCGGGCCGTGGGCGGCGCGGCCGCGATCGGCGGCCTGGCCCCGTTCGTCGGCCTCGGCACCGGCGCCGCCCGGGCCGCCGTGCTGGGCGAGGGGCCGAGCCCCAAGAGCGCCGCCGAGACGGCCGCCGGTCGGCTGTTCGAGTCGCTCAAGCCGGAGCAGCGCGAGGTGCTCTGCTTCTCGTACGACGACCCGCTCCGCAAGAAGATCAACGCCAACTGGGCGATCACCGAGCCGACGATCGGCGAGCTGAGCACCGAGCAGCAGATGCTCGTCGAGGACGTGGTCCGGGGCGTCACCAGCCCCGAGGGGTACGAGCGCTTCCGGATCCAGATGGACCAGGACTCCGGCGGCTTCGAGGAGTACCACATCGCGCTCTTCGGCGAGCCGGGCACCGACGCCTTCGAGTTCGAGCTGACCGGCCGGCACCTGACCCTGAGGGCCGACGGCAACAGCAACCCGGGCGCCGCCTTCGGCGGGCCGATCGTCTACGGCCACGGCCAGGGGGACTCCACCAAGGGCCTGCCCGGCAACGTCTTCTACTACCAGACCGTGAAGGCCAACCAGGTCTTCGGCGCCCTCGACGGCACGCAGCGCGACCTGGCCCTGGTCGACAACGCCCCGAGGGAGACCGCCGTCGAGATCCAGGGCGAGGGGGGCATGCTGCCGGGCATCTGCCTGAGCGAGCTGGCTTCCGACCAGAAGGAGCTGGTGGCCTCGGTCATCCGGGTCGTGCTCGACCCGTACCGGGCCGAGGACGTGGAGGAGGCGATGGCCGTGATCGAGGCCGGGGGCGGGATGGACGCCCTGCACATGGCCTTCTACAAGGAAGGCGACCTGGGCGACGACGGCGAGTGGGACAACTGGCGGATCGAGGGCCCGACCTTCGTCTGGCACTTCCGGGGCGCCCCCCACGTGCATGCCTATGTGAACATCGGCAAGAGGGCCTGA